In Saccharothrix syringae, the following are encoded in one genomic region:
- a CDS encoding MOSC domain-containing protein: MVEGGRVAGLYVYPIKGLSAQPLTSVPLRRGEGVPHDRALALARPGGAYHPGLRRGLPKTEFYALVAEHHLAGLRTHLDVGTGVFTAEVVGHEVLSVRLPDEQDELLRFFARVLDLPDGVLPVPAREEGRRFTDTARVGDRQMNWISLLNLASVRDLAERAGVDGLDPRRFRANVLLDGLPPWAEEGLVDREFTLGGVRLRGTSRTWRCAATEVDPDTGRRDLPVVRMLNRAYGHEVMGCYAEVLSDGVLEVGGELVA, encoded by the coding sequence GTGGTCGAGGGTGGCCGGGTGGCCGGGCTGTACGTCTACCCGATCAAGGGGCTGAGCGCGCAGCCGCTGACGAGCGTGCCGCTGCGGCGGGGCGAGGGCGTGCCGCACGACCGCGCCCTGGCGCTGGCCCGCCCCGGCGGCGCCTACCACCCCGGCCTGCGCCGGGGCCTGCCCAAGACCGAGTTCTACGCCCTGGTCGCCGAGCACCACCTGGCCGGTCTGCGCACCCACCTGGACGTGGGCACCGGCGTGTTCACCGCCGAGGTGGTCGGCCACGAGGTGCTGTCGGTGCGGTTGCCCGACGAGCAGGACGAGCTGCTGCGGTTCTTCGCCCGCGTGCTCGACCTGCCCGACGGCGTCCTGCCGGTGCCCGCCCGCGAGGAGGGCAGGCGCTTCACCGACACCGCGCGCGTCGGCGACCGGCAGATGAACTGGATCTCGCTGCTCAACCTCGCCTCGGTGCGCGACCTGGCCGAGCGCGCCGGCGTCGACGGGCTCGACCCGCGCCGGTTCCGGGCCAACGTGCTGCTCGACGGCCTGCCGCCGTGGGCGGAGGAGGGGCTGGTGGACCGGGAGTTCACCCTGGGCGGGGTGCGCCTGCGCGGCACCAGCCGGACCTGGCGGTGCGCCGCCACCGAGGTGGACCCGGACACCGGGCGCCGCGACCTGCCGGTGGTGCGGATGCTCAACCGGGCCTACGGGCACGAGGTCATGGGCTGCTACGCCGAGGTGCTGTCCGACGGCGTGCTGGAGGTCGGGGGTGAGCTGGTTGCCTGA
- a CDS encoding PDR/VanB family oxidoreductase: MSWLPELRLVVADRTDLTPTVRRFALRRPDGGPLPGYEPGAHVTLTTPAGHRRSYSLVEPGGEAPGEYVVCVRRDPAGRGGSASMHDDVVVGTGLTATGPRNRFPLLPAKRYLFIAGGIGITPIRSMATRLRAEGCADLRLLYLTRTAEDAPFLDEFPDATAHHSAGRGRLDLWPHLATPDDDTRVYCCGPLPLIRSVRALTAHWRPSRVHVEEFTAPDGYAAPFTAVWAPTGRRVDVPANRSLLSALRGAGVAVDSSCEAGTCGTCRLAVLDGGVEHRDAALTDEERRASLLSCVSRAAAEEITVGPVTG; this comes from the coding sequence GTGAGCTGGTTGCCTGAGCTGCGCCTGGTGGTCGCCGACCGGACCGACCTCACGCCGACCGTCCGCCGGTTCGCGCTGCGCCGCCCCGACGGCGGCCCGCTGCCCGGCTACGAGCCCGGCGCCCACGTCACCCTGACCACCCCGGCCGGGCACCGGCGCAGCTACAGCCTGGTCGAGCCGGGCGGTGAGGCGCCGGGGGAGTACGTGGTGTGCGTGCGGCGCGACCCCGCCGGCCGCGGCGGTTCGGCGAGCATGCACGACGACGTCGTGGTCGGCACCGGGCTGACCGCCACCGGGCCGCGCAACCGCTTCCCGCTGCTGCCCGCCAAGCGCTACCTGTTCATCGCGGGCGGCATCGGGATCACCCCGATCCGGTCCATGGCGACCCGGCTGCGCGCCGAGGGCTGCGCCGACCTCCGGCTGCTCTACCTGACCAGGACGGCGGAGGACGCGCCGTTCCTCGACGAGTTCCCCGACGCCACCGCGCACCACAGCGCCGGCCGCGGCCGGCTGGACCTGTGGCCGCACCTGGCGACCCCGGACGACGACACCCGCGTCTACTGCTGCGGCCCGCTGCCGCTGATCCGCTCCGTGCGGGCGCTGACCGCGCACTGGCGGCCCAGCCGCGTCCACGTCGAGGAGTTCACCGCCCCCGACGGGTACGCCGCGCCGTTCACCGCGGTGTGGGCGCCGACCGGGCGGCGCGTCGACGTGCCCGCGAACCGGTCGCTGCTGTCCGCCCTGCGCGGCGCCGGCGTGGCCGTGGACTCCTCGTGCGAGGCGGGCACGTGCGGCACCTGCCGGCTGGCCGTGCTCGACGGCGGGGTCGAGCACCGGGACGCCGCGCTGACCGACGAGGAGCGGCGCGCGTCGCTGCTCTCGTGCGTGTCCCGGGCCGCGGCGGAGGAGATCACCGTGGGACCGGTGACGGGGTGA
- a CDS encoding acetamidase/formamidase family protein, with protein MREHRLEPGPGTAVDVFDRDAPAALTVDPGDVVVVRSLDAAGFLERPRDPADLPPRMFARRRGHCLTGPVDVRGAEPGTVLAVHLESLTPGAWGWTATAVAETRLTRRLGVAGGPSAWLLWDIGEGTATNDLGHTVRTAPFLGVLGLPPAEPGEHRTAPPRTAGGGNIDCRELVAGSTLYLPVTVPGGHLLLGDGHAAQGDGEVCGTAIECPMTTRVRLDVRADAPVPGVHAETPAGRITFGFHEDLDEAMGDALDAMITWVEALHGLDRPTALALASPVVHLRVTQVVNGTWGVHAVLPHDAFV; from the coding sequence GTGAGGGAGCACCGCCTGGAGCCGGGGCCGGGCACCGCGGTCGACGTGTTCGACCGCGACGCGCCCGCCGCGCTCACCGTCGACCCCGGTGACGTGGTGGTGGTGCGGTCGCTGGACGCCGCGGGCTTCCTGGAGCGGCCGCGCGACCCGGCCGACCTGCCGCCCAGGATGTTCGCGCGGCGGCGCGGCCACTGCCTGACCGGCCCGGTCGACGTGCGCGGCGCCGAACCCGGCACGGTCCTGGCCGTGCACCTGGAGTCCCTGACGCCGGGCGCCTGGGGCTGGACGGCCACCGCCGTGGCCGAGACCCGGCTGACCCGCAGGCTGGGCGTGGCGGGCGGCCCGTCGGCGTGGCTGCTGTGGGACATCGGTGAGGGGACCGCCACCAACGACCTCGGCCACACCGTGCGCACCGCGCCGTTCCTGGGCGTGCTGGGGCTGCCGCCGGCGGAGCCGGGCGAGCACCGCACCGCGCCGCCGCGCACGGCGGGCGGCGGCAACATCGACTGCCGCGAGCTGGTGGCCGGGTCGACGCTGTACCTGCCGGTCACCGTGCCCGGCGGGCACCTGCTGCTCGGCGACGGGCACGCCGCCCAGGGCGACGGCGAGGTGTGCGGCACCGCCATCGAGTGCCCGATGACGACGCGGGTCCGGCTGGACGTGCGCGCCGACGCGCCCGTGCCCGGCGTGCACGCCGAGACGCCCGCGGGCCGGATCACCTTCGGGTTCCACGAGGACCTGGACGAGGCGATGGGCGACGCGCTGGACGCGATGATCACCTGGGTGGAGGCCCTGCACGGCCTCGACCGGCCCACCGCGCTGGCGCTGGCGAGCCCCGTGGTCCACCTGCGGGTGACGCAGGTGGTCAACGGCACGTGGGGCGTGCACGCGGTCCTGCCGCACGACGCCTTCGTCTGA
- a CDS encoding class I SAM-dependent methyltransferase: protein MAGARDVRRLVSAAGAGPDEVAAAIGDVGAERAADVLVDEVVFRATWPLLGAADRVVVRVALRHGGTTTARLVTATADGVAFGPDDGTAPDATVVQDLAEVVRLVFGPAGGPGAHTREIRLRDSDELSSYVHPPAWFTVVERLVAAVDGRTPPRLSELATRYGADKWGIHFYTDHYERHFAPLRHEVVTVLEIGVGGYDDPAVGGASLRMWKHYFPRGVVHGIDVHHKPWLSGQRLEVSEVDQSDPAALDRFARAAGPFDVVVDDGSHVNAHVLTSFDVLFPHLRRGGLYVVEDMQTAYWPRFGGSSADLAGGSTSTGLVKDLVDGLNHREIIPGSPRPPRGTDDSISELHVYHNIAFIRKGANREPGGPAWAVHGREG from the coding sequence GTGGCGGGAGCACGTGACGTGCGGCGGCTCGTGTCGGCCGCCGGGGCCGGGCCCGACGAGGTCGCGGCCGCCATCGGGGACGTCGGGGCGGAGCGGGCCGCCGACGTCCTGGTCGACGAGGTGGTGTTCCGGGCGACGTGGCCGCTCCTGGGCGCGGCCGACCGGGTCGTCGTCCGCGTCGCCCTGCGGCACGGGGGGACCACCACCGCCCGCCTGGTCACCGCGACGGCCGACGGGGTGGCGTTCGGGCCGGACGACGGGACGGCGCCGGACGCCACCGTGGTCCAGGACCTGGCCGAGGTCGTCCGCCTGGTCTTCGGGCCCGCCGGCGGGCCCGGTGCGCACACGCGCGAGATCAGGCTGCGGGACTCCGACGAGCTGTCCTCCTACGTGCACCCGCCGGCCTGGTTCACCGTGGTGGAGCGGCTGGTCGCCGCCGTGGACGGGCGCACCCCGCCGCGGCTGTCGGAGCTGGCCACCAGGTACGGGGCCGACAAGTGGGGCATCCACTTCTACACCGACCACTACGAGCGCCACTTCGCGCCGCTGCGCCACGAGGTGGTGACGGTCCTGGAGATCGGCGTGGGCGGGTACGACGACCCGGCCGTCGGCGGCGCCTCGCTGAGGATGTGGAAGCACTACTTCCCCAGGGGGGTGGTGCACGGCATCGACGTCCACCACAAACCGTGGCTGTCCGGGCAGCGGCTGGAGGTCTCCGAGGTGGACCAGTCCGATCCCGCGGCGCTCGACCGGTTCGCCCGCGCGGCCGGCCCGTTCGACGTCGTGGTCGACGACGGCAGCCACGTCAACGCGCACGTGCTGACCTCGTTCGACGTGCTGTTCCCGCACCTGCGCCGGGGCGGGCTGTACGTCGTCGAGGACATGCAGACGGCCTACTGGCCCCGGTTCGGCGGGAGCAGCGCGGACCTCGCCGGCGGGTCCACCTCCACCGGCCTGGTCAAGGACCTCGTGGACGGGCTGAACCACCGCGAGATCATCCCGGGGTCGCCGCGCCCGCCGCGCGGCACGGACGACTCGATCTCCGAGCTGCACGTCTACCACAACATCGCGTTCATCCGGAAAGGCGCGAACCGGGAGCCGGGCGGGCCGGCGTGGGCCGTCCACGGCCGCGAGGGCTGA
- a CDS encoding methyltransferase, which translates to MLSAEAGDALTPTGLMGLATSFWRFKALAVAVELRLFTVLDRAGGLTAAELADELGTGPRAADMFLASCASLGLLEERDGRYANSAVADRFLVEGREDYFGGFVRFCDTREYPGWGRLTDAVLTDRPTTWDPDVQDSPFAASDTAMLAGFWDALHVAARYTARELARVYDFRPHRALLDVGGGSGAFPIELCARHPALRASVYELAHVCPIAEDRVARAGLTGVVDAVAGDFLADGRLPAGYDVHLVSGVLHNWDPATNLALLRKCREALAPGGVLLVCELVLNDRRTGPPEAALMGLNMVVETVGGRNYAESEYVDWLDRAGFTGLEVRGLGGPGANAVVVAHR; encoded by the coding sequence GTGCTGAGCGCCGAGGCGGGCGACGCGCTCACCCCCACCGGCCTGATGGGCCTGGCCACCAGCTTCTGGCGGTTCAAGGCGCTGGCGGTCGCGGTGGAGCTGCGGCTGTTCACGGTGCTCGACCGCGCGGGCGGCCTGACCGCGGCCGAGCTGGCCGACGAGCTGGGCACGGGGCCGCGCGCCGCCGACATGTTCCTCGCCTCCTGCGCCTCCCTCGGCCTGCTGGAGGAGCGGGACGGGCGGTACGCCAACAGCGCGGTCGCGGACCGGTTCCTGGTGGAGGGGCGCGAGGACTACTTCGGCGGGTTCGTCCGGTTCTGCGACACCCGGGAGTACCCGGGGTGGGGCAGGCTGACCGACGCGGTGCTCACCGACCGCCCGACGACCTGGGACCCGGACGTCCAGGACTCGCCGTTCGCCGCCTCGGACACCGCCATGCTGGCCGGCTTCTGGGACGCCCTGCACGTGGCCGCCCGCTACACCGCCCGGGAGCTGGCCCGGGTGTACGACTTCCGGCCGCACCGGGCGCTGCTCGACGTCGGCGGCGGGTCGGGCGCGTTCCCGATCGAGCTGTGCGCCCGCCACCCGGCGCTGCGCGCTTCGGTGTACGAGCTGGCCCACGTGTGCCCGATCGCCGAGGACCGGGTGGCGCGGGCGGGGCTGACCGGCGTGGTCGACGCGGTGGCCGGGGACTTCCTGGCCGACGGGCGCCTGCCCGCGGGCTACGACGTGCACCTGGTCAGCGGCGTGCTGCACAACTGGGACCCGGCCACCAACCTGGCGCTGCTGCGCAAGTGCCGCGAGGCGCTGGCCCCCGGCGGGGTGCTGCTGGTGTGCGAGCTGGTGCTCAACGACCGGCGCACCGGTCCCCCGGAAGCCGCCCTCATGGGGTTGAACATGGTCGTCGAGACCGTGGGCGGCCGGAACTACGCCGAGTCCGAGTACGTTGACTGGCTCGACCGGGCCGGGTTCACCGGCCTGGAGGTGCGCGGGCTCGGCGGTCCGGGCGCCAACGCCGTGGTCGTCGCGCACCGCTGA
- a CDS encoding class I SAM-dependent methyltransferase, with product MTEYVFDAADGLAAEHHRYLADTLDPFTFDRLDRLGVRPGWRCLEVGGGGGTVAARLRELVGDTGSVVVTDLETGLLTSSPALRHDNVTVLRHDVRTEPLPADEFDLAHSRLVLGHLENREEVVAEVVGAVKPGGWVLFDEFETVIAPMVLEAPAPADAELFHRVVAAITEVVAAGGMNHRWGHEVYACLARAGTTDVHAEGAFRSCRGGGPAMMLHHVVSRRLEAALLREGLGTDELHRFREVVADPAFAATTYVLISTRARKC from the coding sequence GTGACCGAGTACGTCTTCGACGCCGCGGACGGCCTGGCGGCCGAGCACCACCGGTACCTCGCCGACACCCTCGACCCGTTCACCTTCGACCGGCTGGACCGGCTCGGCGTCCGGCCGGGTTGGCGGTGCCTGGAGGTCGGGGGCGGCGGCGGCACCGTGGCGGCGCGGCTGCGCGAGCTGGTGGGCGACACCGGGTCGGTGGTCGTCACCGACCTGGAGACCGGGTTGCTCACCTCGTCGCCCGCGCTCCGGCACGACAACGTCACCGTGCTCCGGCACGACGTCCGCACCGAGCCGCTGCCCGCGGACGAGTTCGACCTGGCGCACTCCCGGCTGGTGCTGGGGCACCTGGAGAACCGGGAGGAGGTGGTGGCGGAAGTGGTCGGCGCGGTCAAGCCCGGCGGCTGGGTCCTGTTCGACGAGTTCGAGACCGTGATCGCGCCGATGGTCCTGGAGGCGCCCGCGCCCGCGGACGCCGAGCTGTTCCACCGGGTCGTCGCCGCGATCACGGAGGTCGTCGCGGCCGGCGGGATGAACCACCGGTGGGGCCACGAGGTCTACGCCTGCCTCGCGCGGGCGGGCACCACCGACGTCCACGCGGAGGGTGCCTTCCGGTCCTGCCGCGGCGGCGGCCCGGCGATGATGCTGCACCACGTGGTGTCCCGGCGCCTGGAGGCGGCGCTGCTCCGCGAGGGACTCGGCACCGACGAGCTGCACCGCTTCCGCGAGGTGGTGGCCGACCCCGCCTTCGCGGCCACCACCTACGTGCTGATCTCGACCCGGGCGCGCAAGTGCTGA